A single window of Carassius gibelio isolate Cgi1373 ecotype wild population from Czech Republic chromosome A19, carGib1.2-hapl.c, whole genome shotgun sequence DNA harbors:
- the LOC127935110 gene encoding lanosterol 14-alpha demethylase isoform X1 produces the protein MTILEVSGQLLENTVQKMSLSSVLLCASVFTLTLGYLSKLLFRQQQQHAGDTKYPPHIPSSIPFLGHAVAFGRSPIEFLEQAYEKYGPVVSFTMVGKTFTYLLGSDAAALMFNSKNEDLNAEDVYARLTTPVFGKGVAYDVPNPLFLEQKKMLKTGLNIAQFKRHVEIIEEETKDYFKRWGDRGERNLFEALSELIILTASRCLHGCEIRGMLDERVAQLYADLDGGFTHEAWLLPGWLPLPSFRRRDRAHLEIKKIFYNVIKKRREATEKHDDILQTLIDATYKDGRPLSDDEIAGMLIGLLLAGQHTSSTTSAWMGFFLARDRALQERCYSEQKRVCGEDLPPLHYDQLKDLSLLDRCLKETLRLRPPIMTMMRMAKTPQKVGDYTIPPGHQVCVSPTVNHRLQDTWAERMDFNPERYLLDNPAAGEKFAYIPFGAGRHRCIGENFAYVQIKTIWSTLLRMYDFELVEGHFPAVNYTTMIHTPHNPIIRYTRRKTQTQQ, from the exons ATGACGATCCTGGAGGTGAGCGGTCAGCTGCTGGAGAACACCGTGCAGAAGATGAGTCTGAGCTCCGTGCTGCTCTGCGCTTCTGTGTTCACACTTACACTGGGATACCTGAGCAAACTCCTGTtcagacagcagcagcagcacgctGGAGACACA AAGTATCCTCCTCATATCCCGTCCAGTATTCCTTTCCTCGGGCACGCCGTGGCGTTCGGCAGGAGTCCCATTGAGTTTCTGGAGCAGGCCTACGAGAAG TACGGGCCTGTGGTCAGCTTCACGATGGTTGGGAAAACCTTCACGTATCTGCTGGGAAGCGACGCGGCCGCACTCATGTTCAACAGCAAGAACGAGGATCTGAACGCGGAGGACGTTTATGCACGTCTCACCACACCAGTGTTCGGAAAGGGAGTCGCGTACGACGTGCCCAATCCT TTGTTTCTGGAGCAGAAGAAGATGCTGAAGACGGGGCTGAACATCGCACAGTTCAAGCGACACGTCGAAATAATCGAAGAGGAAACTAAAGACTATTTCAAACGATGGGGAGACCGCGGAGAGAGGA ATCTGTTCGAGGCGTTGTCGGAGCTGATCATCCTGACGGCCAGCCGCTGTCTGCACGGCTGTGAGATCCGCGGGATGCTGGACGAGAGAGTGGCGCAGCTGTACGCCGATCTGGACGGAGGCTTCACTCACGAGGCGTGGCTGCTGCCCGGATGGCTGCCGCTGCCCAGCTTCAG ACGGAGGGATCGCGCTCACTTAGAGATCAAGAAAATCTTTTATAACGTCATCAAGAAGCGAAGAGAAGCCACGGAGAAACACGACGACATCCTGCAAACGCTCATAGACGCCACGTACAA AGACGGCCGTCCTCTGAGTGATGACGAGATCGCCGGGATGCTGATCGGTCTGCTGTTAGCGGGACAGCACACGTCCTCCACCACCAGCGCGTGGATGGGCTTCTTCCTGGCGCGGGACAGAGCACTGCAGGAGCGCTGCTACAGCGAACAGAAACGTGTGTGTGGAGAAGATCTGCCTCCTCTGCACTACGACCAG CTGAAAGACTTGAGTTTGCTGGATCGCTGTCTGAAGGAGACGCTCCGACTGCGACCACCAATAATGACCATGATGAGGATGGCCAAGACGCCTCAG AAGGTGGGTGACTACACCATTCCCCCGGGACACCAGGTGTGTGTGTCTCCCACGGTCAACCACCGTCTGCAGGACACCTGGGCAGAGCGGATGGACTTCAACCCGGAGAGATACCTGCTGGACAACCCCGCCGCCGGAGAGAAGTTCGCTTACATCCCATTCGGAGCAG GTCGTCACCGCTGCATTGGAGAAAACTTCGCCTACGTTCAGATTAAAACCATCTGGTCGACTCTGCTGAGAATGTACGACTTCGAGCTGGTCGAAGGACACTTTCCCGCGGTGAACTACACGACTATGATCCACACGCCACACAACCCCATCATCAGATACACTCGGAGGAAGACGCAGACGCAGCAGTGA
- the nup42 gene encoding nucleoporin NUP42: MTVCNFFLQGRCRYGDKCWNEHPRGGRGGDFRGNQQPSRGGYGNRVWINPSQRSGGDYVQQSSFSRDGNNDWSRGGGGGGGTPRDVKSSDFSFSSQNRFSALTSHTPSEKDAQSSTDDVDTIQKDMEVWQTSGQWPFSCYSVLPGKLSGFVEVSPEELRLEYYSGRVSGDLQAYMSSVQQLADQWRSRVQELRSMSSSTRISVISELNNPSLQTSTPGSGFGSTASGFGAISSSSSSSTTGFGAAGFGQGSQSSSTFSFAPSKTGFGAASSTQHASGVVSGVLAQPSSGFGCAPAASASSFSFSEPQASSVSVSVSSFSFRPSPGESSASAVLQSGSSGVFGADTALFSTHTDLTAEELKEFTSKRFTLGQIPLKPPPADLLVL, translated from the exons ATGACGGTGTGCAACTTCTTTCTTCAAGGTCGCTGTAGATACGGAGACAAGTGCTGGAATGAACATCCAAGAGGCGGAAGAGGAGGAGATTTCAGAGGAAACCAGCAGCCCAGCAGAGGAG GTTATGGGAACCGTGTGTGGATAAACCCGTCTCAGCGCAGCGGTGGTGATTATGTGCAGCAGTCCTCGTTCTCTCGTGACGGTAATAACGACTGGagccgaggaggaggaggaggaggaggaacgcCACGAGACGTCAAGAGCTCCGACTTCAGCTTCAGCAGCCAGAACAGATTCTCAGCGCTCACCTCACACACTCCTTCTGAGAAAGATGCACAGAGCTCCACGGATGATGT GGACACAATCCAGAAAGACATGGAGGTCTGGCAGACTTCGGGGCAGTGGCCGTTCTCCTGTTATTCTGTCCTCCCCGGCAAGCTTTCGG GGTTTGTGGAGGTGTCTCCTGAGGAGCTGAGGCTGGAGTATTACAGCGGCCGAGTGTCTGGTGATCTACAGGCTTAC ATGAGCTCGGTTCAGCAGCTGGCGGATCAGTGGAGGAGCAGAGTCCAGGAGCTGAGGAGCATGAGCAGCTCCACTCGGATCAGTGTG ATCTCCGAGCTCAATAACCCCAGTCTCCAAACATCCACCCCCGGCTCCGGCTTCGGCTCCACCGCGTCAGGGTTTGGAGCCatctcttcatcatcatcctcatccacGACCGGCTTTGGAGCAGCAG GGTTTGGTCAGGGCTCTCAGAGCAGTAGCACGTTCAGCTTCGCCCCGTCTAAGACTGGTTTCGGAGCGGCGTCGAGTACCCAGCATGCCTCTGGTGTAGTCAGCGGTGTGTTGGCTCAGCCCTCGTCAGGTTTCGGCTGCGCTCCTGCTGCGTCTGCGTCCTCCTTCTCTTTCTCCGAGCCCCAGgccagctctgtgtctgtgtctgtgtcctcGTTCAGCTTCAGGCCGTCTCCTGGCGAGTCCTCGGCGTCCGCTGTGCTTCAGAGCGGCTCCAGCGGTGTGTTCGGAGCGGACACGGCTCTGTTCTCCACCCACACTGACCTCACAGCAGAGGAACTGAAGGAGTTCACCTCCAAACGCTTCACGCTGGGACAGATCCCTCTCAAACCGCCTCCTGCGGACCTCCTGGTGCTCTGA
- the LOC127935110 gene encoding lanosterol 14-alpha demethylase isoform X2 translates to MTILEVSGQLLENTVQKMSLSSVLLCASVFTLTLGYLSKLLFRQQQQHAGDTYPPHIPSSIPFLGHAVAFGRSPIEFLEQAYEKYGPVVSFTMVGKTFTYLLGSDAAALMFNSKNEDLNAEDVYARLTTPVFGKGVAYDVPNPLFLEQKKMLKTGLNIAQFKRHVEIIEEETKDYFKRWGDRGERNLFEALSELIILTASRCLHGCEIRGMLDERVAQLYADLDGGFTHEAWLLPGWLPLPSFRRRDRAHLEIKKIFYNVIKKRREATEKHDDILQTLIDATYKDGRPLSDDEIAGMLIGLLLAGQHTSSTTSAWMGFFLARDRALQERCYSEQKRVCGEDLPPLHYDQLKDLSLLDRCLKETLRLRPPIMTMMRMAKTPQKVGDYTIPPGHQVCVSPTVNHRLQDTWAERMDFNPERYLLDNPAAGEKFAYIPFGAGRHRCIGENFAYVQIKTIWSTLLRMYDFELVEGHFPAVNYTTMIHTPHNPIIRYTRRKTQTQQ, encoded by the exons ATGACGATCCTGGAGGTGAGCGGTCAGCTGCTGGAGAACACCGTGCAGAAGATGAGTCTGAGCTCCGTGCTGCTCTGCGCTTCTGTGTTCACACTTACACTGGGATACCTGAGCAAACTCCTGTtcagacagcagcagcagcacgctGGAGACACA TATCCTCCTCATATCCCGTCCAGTATTCCTTTCCTCGGGCACGCCGTGGCGTTCGGCAGGAGTCCCATTGAGTTTCTGGAGCAGGCCTACGAGAAG TACGGGCCTGTGGTCAGCTTCACGATGGTTGGGAAAACCTTCACGTATCTGCTGGGAAGCGACGCGGCCGCACTCATGTTCAACAGCAAGAACGAGGATCTGAACGCGGAGGACGTTTATGCACGTCTCACCACACCAGTGTTCGGAAAGGGAGTCGCGTACGACGTGCCCAATCCT TTGTTTCTGGAGCAGAAGAAGATGCTGAAGACGGGGCTGAACATCGCACAGTTCAAGCGACACGTCGAAATAATCGAAGAGGAAACTAAAGACTATTTCAAACGATGGGGAGACCGCGGAGAGAGGA ATCTGTTCGAGGCGTTGTCGGAGCTGATCATCCTGACGGCCAGCCGCTGTCTGCACGGCTGTGAGATCCGCGGGATGCTGGACGAGAGAGTGGCGCAGCTGTACGCCGATCTGGACGGAGGCTTCACTCACGAGGCGTGGCTGCTGCCCGGATGGCTGCCGCTGCCCAGCTTCAG ACGGAGGGATCGCGCTCACTTAGAGATCAAGAAAATCTTTTATAACGTCATCAAGAAGCGAAGAGAAGCCACGGAGAAACACGACGACATCCTGCAAACGCTCATAGACGCCACGTACAA AGACGGCCGTCCTCTGAGTGATGACGAGATCGCCGGGATGCTGATCGGTCTGCTGTTAGCGGGACAGCACACGTCCTCCACCACCAGCGCGTGGATGGGCTTCTTCCTGGCGCGGGACAGAGCACTGCAGGAGCGCTGCTACAGCGAACAGAAACGTGTGTGTGGAGAAGATCTGCCTCCTCTGCACTACGACCAG CTGAAAGACTTGAGTTTGCTGGATCGCTGTCTGAAGGAGACGCTCCGACTGCGACCACCAATAATGACCATGATGAGGATGGCCAAGACGCCTCAG AAGGTGGGTGACTACACCATTCCCCCGGGACACCAGGTGTGTGTGTCTCCCACGGTCAACCACCGTCTGCAGGACACCTGGGCAGAGCGGATGGACTTCAACCCGGAGAGATACCTGCTGGACAACCCCGCCGCCGGAGAGAAGTTCGCTTACATCCCATTCGGAGCAG GTCGTCACCGCTGCATTGGAGAAAACTTCGCCTACGTTCAGATTAAAACCATCTGGTCGACTCTGCTGAGAATGTACGACTTCGAGCTGGTCGAAGGACACTTTCCCGCGGTGAACTACACGACTATGATCCACACGCCACACAACCCCATCATCAGATACACTCGGAGGAAGACGCAGACGCAGCAGTGA